Part of the Megalopta genalis isolate 19385.01 chromosome 6, iyMegGena1_principal, whole genome shotgun sequence genome, TCGTACACCAGCTCCGACTGGTAGATGGGATCTGCGGCGGCAACCGGCGATTTAGCTTTCGATGGTTGGGGCGACGGTTGGGCGTGCTTAGGACCGGCGGGAACGCCGACGGTGTTCACGTAACGCTCGAGCTCGGCGGCAAAGTCAAGGTGAGATGCGCTAGCTAGTGTCGTGGTGCGTAGATTgggcgatacagtgactgccgAGGGGCGGGTGTACGCTAATGCCGCACGCTCTGTGCTACTCGGGGAAACGTACTGGGCGGCTACCTGTGCAACATGGGGCCGGGGAGTGATTGCGACCGATTGCGGCTTCGGGTGACGCGTGACCGGACGGCGTGTCGTCGTTTCCAGGGTCTGATAGGCGGTCGAGGACACCGTGGGCTGACCACGATGAACAGGCGACGCGGTGGTCTGATACTGCGTCGTCGACGATGCTAGTCTGTAGAGGCCTGGGCTAGGTGTGGGCGACGGTTCGTACAAAGCCGTCGACGGCGTCACTTGGACATAGCTCTGTTGCTGAGGCGCTCGATAACCACCTCCTCTTAGCTGCGACGGTTTCACATAGTCACCTTCGCCCAACTCTTGGCTGGCGTCGTCGTCCAACTGGTATTCCGTTTGGAAGATCGTGGTAGGTGGTGCCCGGGTGGTTGGTTGCTGATAGGCTGGTCTAACGGGTCTTGGTACCGGTCTCACCGATGGATAGTTCGCTGGCGCATTGATGTCCTCTTCCTCTTGCTTGTCCGACAGGTCATCCTCGTCGTCCTTTGGCGCGTTCGGGTCGCAAGGGTTGCCGGAAACGTATGTGAATTCTCTCTTGTTGCCGTCGGGGTCGATGTAGCCGTATTTACCGCGCACTACGCAATCGGTTCCTCGAGTCTCCTCTTTGAAGGAGCCGTCTGCCGCTTCGTAGCCGAAAGTGAAGGACCCGTCGTCGTTCACTTTATTGTAATTGCGGATTGTTTGGACCGGTGGTGGCTTCGATGGGTGCAGAGCGTCCTTCGATCGCGGCGAAGGAAGCGCACGGGTGCGCGGCTGGTAAACCGCTGGATTGTAGTCGTCCTCAGCCGCTTGACTGTCGTCTTCTTCGTAGTAAACCTGCGGTTCCGCTATGCGAGGCCGGATCTCCACTCGCTTTGCTTCTATCAGCAGCAGAAAGCATACCGGGATTACCTGGAAGCAGAAATTCTTAAGTGAAAATGTACTTCATTTTATAGCAGATCGATCGAAATATGATATATGAAATTTTTGATTATTCAAAGCGAAAGAAAATATGCAACGCTTGCTTGTTTGCATATTTATCAACGTGTTATGACTAATCGCTTGAACCATCAATTTGTGAACGGTAAGAAACTCGATATTTT contains:
- the LOC143259589 gene encoding uncharacterized protein LOC143259589 isoform X1, which translates into the protein MRIISLVIPVCFLLLIEAKRVEIRPRIAEPQVYYEEDDSQAAEDDYNPAVYQPRTRALPSPRSKDALHPSKPPPVQTIRNYNKVNDDGSFTFGYEAADGSFKEETRGTDCVVRGKYGYIDPDGNKREFTYVSGNPCDPNAPKDDEDDLSDKQEEEDINAPANYPSVRPVPRPVRPAYQQPTTRAPPTTIFQTEYQLDDDASQELGEGDYVKPSQLRGGGYRAPQQQSYVQVTPSTALYEPSPTPSPGLYRLASSTTQYQTTASPVHRGQPTVSSTAYQTLETTTRRPVTRHPKPQSVAITPRPHVAQVAAQYVSPSSTERAALAYTRPSAVTVSPNLRTTTLASASHLDFAAELERYVNTVGVPAGPKHAQPSPQPSKAKSPVAAADPIYQSELVYDPSTGQYNTQLYQTLPQTVGDFTLSHKLQPFVAQPQSYLGLQQLQQLQPQQPQRQSPLYKQPVAQQAQSVPTASAAAAAAAVNQPQEVLYRKQQAQLLQQSQQLYAQQQRRQQQQQQQQQQQPVQSHRLQLLESQTQPQSFYYVAPARSSNAAASAPLTASQIDHYLRASAAGY
- the LOC143259589 gene encoding uncharacterized protein LOC143259589 isoform X2, with translation MRIISLVIPVCFLLLIEAKRVEIRPRIAEPQVYYEEDDSQAAEDDYNPAVYQPRTRALPSPRSKDALHPSKPPPVQTIRNYNKVNDDGSFTFGYEAADGSFKEETRGTDCVVRGKYGYIDPDGNKREFTYVSGNPCDPNAPKDDEDDLSDKQEEEDINAPANYPSVRPVPRPVRPAYQQPTTRAPPTTIFQTEYQLDDDASQELGEGDYVKPSQLRGGGYRAPQQQSYVQVTPSTALYEPSPTPSPGLYRLASSTTQYQTTASPVHRGQPTVSSTAYQTLETTTRRPVTRHPKPQSVAITPRPHVAQVAAQYVSPSSTERAALAYTRPSAVTVSPNLRTTTLASASHLDFAAELERYVNTVGVPAGPKHAQPSPQPSKAKSPVAAADPIYQSELVYDPSTAQPQSYLGLQQLQQLQPQQPQRQSPLYKQPVAQQAQSVPTASAAAAAAAVNQPQEVLYRKQQAQLLQQSQQLYAQQQRRQQQQQQQQQQQPVQSHRLQLLESQTQPQSFYYVAPARSSNAAASAPLTASQIDHYLRASAAGY